The genomic segment CGCGAGCAAACCGAGGATGAGTCGGCGGAAGATGTACTTGCGGACCATATCCGGCCTCCGTGCGCAGGGAGCTTCCCCGCCCGCCGAGCGGCCGTCACACGTTCCCCCACGGTGACGACCGCCCGGCGAGCCGTACCACTTCTATCGGCACCACCGGCACAACCCTTAAATCCAATTCCATTTTTCTGACCGCCCGAAACGGAAGCCGGGTGCGGGGCGCTCAAGAGTTGAGCGCCCCGCACCCGGCTCGTTACGACGCAAGTTTACTCAGTTACTGAACTTAAAGAGCACCATTGCGAGAGCGATCAGCGCCACGACCCCGCCCACGATCAGCAGCCAGGGAACCGGCTGGGTCGGATTTTCGGGTACCTCGTCCGCGAACGGGTCGGACCCGACGAAGGGGTTGGACCGCTTGGCCGGGGGCGTGTGCTCCTCGCCCGCGGCGGTCTCCACGGCCACTTCCTGCGGCGGGAGCGGTTTCATCACGGCGCGCGAAGCCGGCTTAGCGCGGGGAACTGGGCAGACTGCGCGCGGGCGGGGCGCGGCGGAGCGGCCGTCGCGGTCCCGCTCGCCCAGGGCGAGCCGGTACTCGCGCCGAACGGGTTGGCGCCCGGGGCCGCCTGGAGAACCGGCGCGGCCGCGTGAACCGGGGCCGCGGCGTGGGTCCGCGCGACCGGCGCGGGCTCGGCGCCCCCGTCGGTCGGCGCGGCCGTCCCGGCCATCGCGGCGGGGCTGAGGACCGGCATCTCTTCCGCACCGGGGAGCGGCACCGATTCCGGGAGGAACGGCGCGAGATCGGCCGCCACCTGGGCCGGCGTCTGGTACCGCGCCTTCGGGTCCTTCGCCATCATCTTGCCGACGATGACGGCGAGCCCTTCGGGCACCTCGGGGCGGATCTGGCGGATCGGGGTCGGGTCCTTGGTCCGGTGCCACAGGAGCTTCTGCGAGACCGTCCCGATCGGGAACGGCGGGTGGCCGGCGAGGAGGAAGTAGAAGGTGGCGCCGAGGGCGTAGACGTCCGCCCGGATGTCCACGGAGTGGCTGTTGGCGACCTGCTCCGGGGCCACGTAGTCGGCGGTCCCGAGGACGATCTTGTCGTCGTACTTGATGGTGAGCTGATCGGTGTGGTCGTTCATGAACCGGGCCAGGCCCATGTCCAGCACGCGGGCCACGCCCTTGCGGTCGACGAGGATGTTCCCGGGCTTGATGTCGCGGTGGATGAGCGCGTTGCGGAACGCGTAGTCCAGCCCGCCGGCGACCTGGTGGACGTAGCTGACGGCCCGACCCAGGTCGAGCGGCCCGAACTTCTTGACGATGTCCAGCAGGTTCGGCCCGTCCACGTAGTCCATCACGATGAAGTGGAGGTTGCCGTCCTGGTCGATGTCGTGGGTCCGAACGATGTTCGGGTGGTCGAGGCTTCCGGCGGCGCGGGCCTCGCGGTAGAACCGGCCGAGCGCGGCCGGCTGGTCGGCCTTGGCCGGCGGCAGCACCTTCACCGCCACCCGGCGCTTCATGAACATGTGTTCGCACAGGAACACCTGCCCCATGCCGCCGACCCCGACCCGCTCCAGGAGCTTGAACTTGCCGATGGTGAACCCGCGCCACTTGCCCAGCAAGAACTGTTCGGACTGGAAGTACGTGATCACGCCGTCCTGAACCAGTTCGTCGGCGAAGACGCGCGGGTCGGCGGGGAGCCCGCGGGCCAGTTGCCGGCGCTGGAGGTACGCGGTCAGCGTCTGCTCGTCCACCATCCCGCTCTTGCGGATCAGTTGGAGCAGTTCTTCGACCGAGGAGGGTACGGACATCGGGCACCGTGTGCGGATGCGGGGACACGGACGCCACCGCCCGGTGCGTCCTACCGGCGGAAGCGGGATTTCCGCTCGAACACTAGAACAGTTTCAGGCGGGACGCAAATCTGAGGGGCACGGGACTGGACAACGCGGAACGCGGCGTGCCGGGCCGAAAACCGAGCCCCGTGCGCTCGTTTTCGGCCCGACACGCCGCGTTCCGCGCTCCCGCCCCTCAAAGAGCGTCAGGCCCGCGATCCGAAGTACGCCGCGACGATCGCAATGATCGTCCCCTCCCACACCTTGAGGGCCTCCAGGTTCTTCTCGGGGATGGTCGGGAGGATGACGAACTGGAGGAGCGTTTCCACGATGAGGAGGAACATCGCGATGACCCCGACCCACGACCGGATCGTCATGAACAGTTCACTGCGGCGGCCCATCACGAACCGGAGGAAGAGGGCCGCGCCGAACCCGCCGGCCAGACAGGCCAAGAGCACGGGCCACTGGAAGATCTGGTTCGCATCGGGCGTCAGGCGGGCGGCGGCCAGGTCCGGGTTCCGGACCACCGCCACCGCCACCGCCGCCGCGCTACCGCCGACGAACAGCACCCGCATCAGCCACGGGAGGAAGTGCGCCCGCGCCTCCTGCAACGGGTGCGAC from the Frigoriglobus tundricola genome contains:
- a CDS encoding serine/threonine-protein kinase — translated: MSVPSSVEELLQLIRKSGMVDEQTLTAYLQRRQLARGLPADPRVFADELVQDGVITYFQSEQFLLGKWRGFTIGKFKLLERVGVGGMGQVFLCEHMFMKRRVAVKVLPPAKADQPAALGRFYREARAAGSLDHPNIVRTHDIDQDGNLHFIVMDYVDGPNLLDIVKKFGPLDLGRAVSYVHQVAGGLDYAFRNALIHRDIKPGNILVDRKGVARVLDMGLARFMNDHTDQLTIKYDDKIVLGTADYVAPEQVANSHSVDIRADVYALGATFYFLLAGHPPFPIGTVSQKLLWHRTKDPTPIRQIRPEVPEGLAVIVGKMMAKDPKARYQTPAQVAADLAPFLPESVPLPGAEEMPVLSPAAMAGTAAPTDGGAEPAPVARTHAAAPVHAAAPVLQAAPGANPFGASTGSPWASGTATAAPPRPARAQSAQFPALSRLRAP